Proteins from a single region of Geothrix sp. PMB-07:
- a CDS encoding methylmalonyl-CoA mutase family protein, with translation MSTHSTVSAADHLSEGYVPRHKVRFVTAASLFDGHDASINIMRRILQATGCEVIHLGHNRAVQDIVDTAIQEDAQGIALSSYQGGHVEYFKYMVDLLRERGAGHIQVFGGGGGVISPDEIRELEAYGVGRIYSPEDGRQMGLQGMIDDMVRRCDIDPRTTPEFHPLARRITRIELGDVAALPSSTTSQRIPVLGITGTGGAGKSSLIDELLRRFLVDFPDKRVAVLSVDPTKRKTGGALLGDRIRMNALYHPELRDRVFMRSLATRSAAHRATSEALVASIAAAKADGFDLVIVETAGIGQSDSEIADMVDLAMYVMTPEYGAASQLEKIDMLDFADLVVLNKADKRGAEDALRDVRKQYQRAHKRFSEPVDEMPVYATCASQFNDPATNWLFVNLVKVIAAKAGLDWVPKLEAEAVNPRRAAIIPPERVRYLAEIADTVQGYKAWARRQADTAELSFALWTSLKALGDKVPPAGAFYDSSHLTEAVAGDQGAAILLLRQRYQEHLGELNNESRRLIHDWAEVKRSYAEPENIYVVRGREIRTANYTTSLSGSLVPKVALPPYSGWAELLRWQLLENLPGRFPFTAGVFEYKRVGEDPTRMFAGEGTPERTNKRFHYVSKGQPAVRLSTAFDSVTLYGEDPHVRPDIYGKVGNSGVSVCTVDDAKKLYSGFDLLCPTTSVSMTINGPAPTMLAFFLNAAIDQRAEQWLKEHGQFEAAQAKIDALYGAKGLSRPRYEGDLPEGNNGLGLALLGVTSDELLPPEVYAKLRAEALQTVRGTVQADILKEDQAQNTCIFSTEFSLKVMGDIQATFIEEKVRNFYSVSISGYHIAEAGANPISQLAFTLANGFTFVEYYLSRGMHIDDFAPNLSFFFSNGLDPEYSVIGRVARRIWAVAMKEKYGANDRSQKLKYHIQTSGRSLHAQEIDFNDIRTTLQALYAIYDNCNSLHTNAYDEAITTPTEESVRRAIAVQLIINRELGQAKNENPLQGAFLIEQLTELVEEAVLLEFRRIADRGGVLGAMETMYQRGKIQEESMHYEHLKHSGELPIVGVNTFLNPQAAEPGTPELIRSTEAEKQQQIANLAAFHARNADRAPAALLRLKEVSRANGNLFEALLDAAKVCSLGQISQALYEVGGQYRRNM, from the coding sequence ATGTCCACACATTCGACGGTCAGCGCCGCTGACCATCTGAGCGAAGGCTACGTGCCTCGGCACAAGGTGCGCTTCGTGACCGCCGCCAGCCTGTTTGATGGCCATGACGCCAGCATCAACATCATGCGGCGCATTCTCCAGGCCACAGGCTGCGAAGTGATCCATTTGGGCCACAACCGCGCCGTACAGGACATCGTCGACACCGCCATCCAGGAGGATGCCCAGGGCATCGCGCTGTCGAGCTACCAGGGTGGCCATGTGGAGTATTTCAAGTACATGGTGGACCTGCTGCGGGAGCGCGGTGCGGGTCACATCCAGGTCTTCGGCGGTGGCGGGGGTGTGATCTCCCCGGACGAGATTCGTGAGCTGGAAGCCTACGGTGTGGGTCGCATCTACAGCCCGGAGGACGGCCGCCAGATGGGCCTGCAGGGCATGATCGATGACATGGTGCGCCGCTGCGACATTGATCCCCGCACCACGCCGGAATTCCATCCCCTGGCCCGCCGCATCACGCGCATCGAGCTGGGCGACGTCGCTGCGCTGCCCTCCTCCACCACCTCTCAGCGCATTCCCGTATTGGGTATCACCGGTACCGGCGGCGCGGGCAAGTCCTCGCTCATCGACGAGCTGCTGCGCCGCTTCCTGGTGGACTTCCCCGACAAGCGCGTGGCGGTGCTCAGTGTGGACCCCACCAAGCGCAAGACTGGCGGCGCCCTGTTGGGCGACCGCATTCGCATGAACGCGCTCTACCACCCCGAGCTGCGCGATCGCGTCTTCATGCGCAGTCTGGCCACCCGCAGCGCCGCCCATCGCGCCACCAGCGAGGCCCTGGTGGCCAGCATCGCCGCGGCCAAGGCCGATGGCTTCGACTTGGTGATCGTCGAGACTGCGGGCATTGGCCAGAGTGACAGCGAGATCGCCGACATGGTGGATCTGGCCATGTACGTGATGACCCCTGAGTACGGCGCCGCCAGCCAGCTCGAGAAGATCGACATGCTGGATTTCGCCGATCTGGTGGTGCTGAACAAGGCCGACAAGCGAGGCGCCGAGGATGCGCTGCGCGATGTGCGCAAGCAGTACCAGCGGGCCCACAAGCGCTTCTCGGAACCTGTCGATGAGATGCCGGTCTACGCCACCTGCGCCAGCCAATTCAACGACCCCGCCACCAACTGGCTCTTCGTGAACCTGGTGAAGGTCATCGCCGCGAAGGCCGGTTTGGACTGGGTGCCCAAGCTTGAAGCCGAGGCCGTGAATCCACGCCGTGCCGCCATCATCCCGCCCGAGCGAGTGCGCTATCTGGCAGAGATCGCCGATACCGTGCAGGGCTACAAAGCCTGGGCCCGCCGCCAGGCCGATACCGCTGAGTTGTCCTTCGCGCTCTGGACCAGCCTCAAGGCCCTGGGGGACAAGGTGCCGCCCGCAGGCGCCTTCTACGACAGCAGCCATCTCACCGAGGCGGTGGCGGGGGACCAGGGGGCCGCCATCCTACTGCTTCGCCAGCGCTACCAGGAACACCTGGGCGAACTGAACAACGAAAGCCGTCGCCTCATCCACGACTGGGCCGAGGTGAAGCGCAGCTACGCCGAACCCGAGAACATCTATGTGGTGCGTGGCCGGGAAATTCGAACCGCCAACTACACCACCTCCCTCAGCGGCTCGCTGGTGCCCAAGGTGGCCCTGCCGCCCTATTCCGGCTGGGCCGAGCTGCTGCGCTGGCAGCTGCTGGAGAACCTGCCGGGCCGCTTCCCCTTCACGGCAGGCGTCTTCGAATACAAGCGCGTGGGGGAGGATCCCACCCGCATGTTCGCCGGCGAGGGCACGCCCGAGCGCACCAACAAGCGCTTCCACTACGTAAGCAAGGGTCAGCCTGCCGTGCGGTTGAGCACGGCTTTCGACAGCGTGACCCTCTACGGCGAAGATCCACATGTCCGGCCCGACATCTACGGCAAGGTGGGCAACAGCGGCGTGTCGGTGTGCACCGTGGACGACGCCAAGAAGCTGTACTCGGGCTTCGATCTGCTCTGCCCCACCACCAGCGTGAGCATGACCATCAACGGCCCTGCGCCCACCATGCTGGCCTTCTTCCTCAACGCCGCCATCGACCAGCGGGCCGAGCAGTGGCTGAAGGAGCACGGCCAGTTCGAGGCGGCTCAGGCGAAGATCGATGCCCTCTACGGGGCCAAGGGCCTAAGCCGACCCCGCTATGAAGGCGATCTGCCCGAGGGCAACAACGGCCTGGGGCTGGCCCTGCTGGGCGTGACCTCGGATGAGCTGCTGCCGCCGGAGGTCTACGCCAAACTGCGGGCCGAGGCCCTCCAGACCGTGCGCGGCACCGTGCAGGCCGACATCCTGAAAGAAGACCAGGCCCAGAACACCTGCATCTTCAGCACGGAGTTCAGCCTCAAGGTCATGGGGGACATCCAGGCCACCTTCATCGAGGAGAAGGTCCGCAACTTCTACTCCGTGAGCATCAGCGGCTATCACATTGCCGAGGCGGGGGCGAACCCCATCAGCCAGCTGGCCTTCACCCTGGCCAACGGCTTCACCTTCGTTGAGTACTACCTGTCCCGCGGCATGCACATCGACGACTTCGCGCCGAACCTCAGCTTCTTCTTCAGCAATGGCCTCGACCCCGAATACAGCGTCATCGGCCGCGTGGCCCGCCGCATCTGGGCCGTGGCCATGAAGGAGAAGTACGGTGCCAACGACCGCAGCCAGAAGCTGAAGTACCACATCCAGACCTCAGGCCGCTCCCTGCATGCCCAGGAGATCGACTTCAACGACATCCGCACCACGCTGCAGGCCCTCTACGCCATCTACGACAACTGCAACAGCCTGCACACCAACGCCTACGACGAGGCCATCACCACGCCCACCGAGGAGAGCGTGCGCCGGGCCATCGCCGTGCAGCTCATCATCAACCGCGAGCTGGGTCAGGCGAAGAACGAGAACCCCCTGCAGGGCGCCTTCCTCATCGAGCAGCTGACGGAGCTGGTGGAGGAGGCCGTGCTGTTGGAGTTCCGCCGCATCGCCGACCGCGGCGGCGTGCTGGGCGCCATGGAGACCATGTACCAGCGGGGCAAGATCCAGGAAGAGTCCATGCACTACGAGC